A stretch of the Medicago truncatula cultivar Jemalong A17 chromosome 5, MtrunA17r5.0-ANR, whole genome shotgun sequence genome encodes the following:
- the LOC11428800 gene encoding anthocyanidin 3-O-glucosyltransferase 2: MKKAEVVFIPFPGVSHLVSTLEFAKLLINRDNRLRVTVLVIKFPHISENDVNTKSLPISDSLNIINLPEVSLPPNTNPGFASMPALLEAQKPNVKQAVSNLTTGGGENGVLATIVVDMFCTTMIDIAKEFSVPMLVFFTSGVASLGLNLHIHTLRERDNVDSTQLQQQKELAIPTFAHLFPSSSLPGSVLSKEWEPFFMSFIEGLKNADGIIVNSFEELESHAVHSFFNHPELTSLPIIYPVGPILSPEPKTKDVVGSDIINWLDDQPLSSVVFLCFGSRGCFDEDQVKEIAHAIENSGAHFVWSLRKPAPKGAMAAPSDYTLSDLCSVLPEGFLDRTEEIGRVIGWAPQAQILAHPAIGGFVSHCGWNSTLESIYFGVPIATWPLFAEQQVNAFELVCELKISVEIALDYRVEFNSGPNYLLTADKIEKGIRSVLDKDGEFRKKMKEMSEKSKKTLLEGGSSSIYLSRLIDYIMNQV, translated from the coding sequence ATGAAGAAAGCAGAAGTGGTGTTTATCCCTTTTCCTGGTGTGAGCCATCTAGTTTCCACCCTTGAATTCGCGAAGCTTCTAATCAATCGTGATAACCGTCTCCGAGTAACTGTTTTAGTTATCAAATTCCCACATATATCAGAAAATGATGTCAACACTAAATCCCTTCCTATCTCAGATTCTCTCAACATCATCAACCTTCCAGAAGTTTCTCTTCCTCCAAACACCAATCCAGGTTTCGCTTCCATGCCTGCTCTCCTCGAAGCTCAGAAACCAAATGTCAAACAAGCCGTTTCTAACCTCACTACTGGAGGAGGAGAAAATGGAGTCCTCGCCACCATCGTTGTTGACATGTTCTGCACCACCATGATTGATATTGCCAAAGAATTTTCAGTTCCTATGCTCGTCTTCTTCACTTCTGGCGTTGCTTCCCTTGGTTTGAATCTTCATATTCATACCCTCCGTGAACGAGACAACGTTGATTCAACTCAGTTGCAGCAGCAGAAAGAGTTAGCCATCCCGACTTTCGCTCACTTGTTTCCTTCAAGCTCATTGCCTGGTTCCGTCCTAAGCAAGGAATGGGAACCGTTTTTCATGAGCTTCATAGAAGGCCTCAAGAATGCCGATGGCATTATAGTAAATTCATTTGAAGAGCTAGAATCACACGCGGTTCACTCCTTTTTCAATCATCCTGAATTAACAAGTTTACCAATTATATATCCGGTAGGACCTATATTAAGTCCTGAGCCCAAAACCAAGGACGTTGTTGGTTCTGATATCATCAACTGGCTTGATGATCAACCTCTTTCTTCTGTTGTTTTCCTCTGCTTTGGGAGCAGGGGTTGTTTCGATGAGGACCAGGTTAAGGAGATCGCACATGCTATTGAGAATAGTGGGGCCCACTTCGTATGGTCTCTCCGTAAACCAGCACCAAAGGGCGCCATGGCTGCACCTTCTGATTACACTCTTTCTGATCTGTGTTCGGTTTTACCAGAAGGATTCTTAGATCGAACGGAAGAGATTGGAAGGGTGATTGGTTGGGCCCCACAAGCCCAAATACTAGCACATCCAGCCATAGGAGGATTTGTTTCACATTGTGGCTGGAATTCCACACTCGAGAGCATATATTTTGGTGTGCCCATTGCAACATGGCCGCTCTTTGCTGAGCAACAGGTTAATGCTTTTGAATTGGTGTGTGAGTTGAAGATTTCCGTGGAGATTGCGTTAGATTATAGGGTGGAGTTTAACAGTGGTCCTAACTATCTTTTGACTGCTGACAAGATTGAGAAAGGAATAAGGAGTGTGTTGGATAAGGATGGAGAGTtcaggaaaaaaatgaaagagatgaGTGAAAAGAGTAAGAAGACTCTGTTAGAAGGAGGATCTTCCTCCATTTATTTAAGTCGTTTAATTGATTATATTATGAACCAGGTATGA
- the LOC11426743 gene encoding anthocyanidin 3-O-glucosyltransferase 2, which yields MKKAEVVFIPFPGPSHLDSTLEFAKLLTNRDKRLRITVLVMKLPYTSESDVNTKSLPTSDSLDIINLPEVSLPPNIEPTSRMMAFLEAQKSNVKQAVSNLTTTREKHGTLTAFVVDMFCTKMIDIAKEFSVPTLVFFTSGVASLGSNLHIHTLRERDNVDSNQLQQQTELAIPTFANSVPIYSLPSSMLNKEWESFFMNYAGGLKKANGIIVNSFEELESHAVQSFFSHPDLASLPVIYPAGPIINPEPKTKGTVGSDDIIKWLDDQPLSSVVFLCFGTRGTFDEDQIKEIAHAIEDSGVHFIWSLRKPKPKGVAMVAPSDYSLTELGLVLPEGFLDRTAGIGRVIGWAPQTQILAHPATGGFVSHCGWNSILESMYFGVPIATWPLFAEQQTNAFQLVHELKMAVEIVLDYRVEFNGEPNYLVTADKIERGIRNVLEKDGEVRKKVKEMSEKSRKTLLEGGSSYSHLGRLIDFIVNQI from the coding sequence ATGAAGAAAGCAGAAGTTGTGTTTATCCCTTTTCCCGGTCCGAGCCATCTAGATTCCACCCTTGAGTTCGCAAAGCTTCTAACCAACCGTGATAAGCGCCTCCGAATTACTGTCCTAGTCATGAAACTCCCATACACATCAGAATCCGATGTTAACACTAAATCACTTCCCACTTCTGATTCTCTCGACATCATCAACCTTCCAGAAGTTTCTCTTCCCCCAAACATCGAACCAACTTCCAGAATGATGGCTTTCCTCGAAGCTCAGAAATCAAACGTCAAACAAGCCGTATCTAATCTCACTACTACTAGAGAAAAACATGGAACCCTCACAGCCTTTGTTGTTGACATGTTCTGCACTAAAATGATTGATATTGCCAAAGAATTTTCAGTCCCTACGCTTGTCTTCTTCACTTCCGGTGTTGCTTCCCTTGGTTCAAATCTTCATATCCACACTCTTCGTGAAAGAGACAACGTAGATTCAAATCAGTTGCAGCAGCAGACTGAATTGGCCATACCAACTTTCGCCAACTCGGTTCCTATATACTCGCTGCCCAGTTCCATGCTAAACAAGGAATGGGAATCCTTTTTTATGAACTATGCTGGTGGCCTCAAGAAAGCAAATGGTATTATAGTAAATTCATTTGAAGAGCTAGAATCCCATGCAGTTCAATCATTTTTCTCTCACCCTGATCTAGCTAGTTTACCGGTTATTTATCCGGCAGGACCCATTATAAACCCTGAGCCCAAAACCAAGGGAACAGTTGGTTCAGATGATATCATCAAGTGGCTTGATGATCAACCTCTTTCCTCCGTAGTTTTCCTCTGCTTTGGGACTAGGGGTACCTTCGATGAGGATCAGATTAAGGAGATCGCACATGCCATTGAGGATAGTGGCGTCCATTTCATATGGTCTCTTCGTAAACCCAAACCGAAGGGTGTCGCCATGGTTGCACCCTCTGATTACTCTCTTACTGAATTGGGCTTGGTTTTACCCGAAGGGTTCTTAGATCGGACAGCAGGGATTGGAAGGGTCATTGGATGGGCTCCGCAGACTCAAATATTGGCCCACCCAGCCACGGGAGGATTCGTTTCCCATTGTGGCTGGAATTCAATACTCGAGAGCATGTATTTTGGTGTGCCCATTGCCACGTGGCCGCTCTTTGCTGAACAACAGACTAATGCTTTTCAGTTGGTGCATGAGCTGAAGATGGCTGTGGAGATTGTGTTAGATTATAGAGTGGAGTTCAATGGTGAGCCTAACTATCTTGTAACTGCTGACAAGATTGAGAGAGGAATAAGGAATGTGTTGGAAAAGGATGGAGAGGTcagaaagaaagtgaaagagatgAGTGAAAAGAGTAGGAAAACTTTGTTAGAGGGTGGATCTTCTTACAGTCATTTAGGTCGTTTAATAGATTTTATTGTGAATCAAATATGA
- the LOC11432996 gene encoding anthocyanidin 3-O-glucosyltransferase 2, whose translation MKKAEVVFIPFPAVGHLVSALEFAKLLINRDNRLRITILVIKLPQTAESDVYTKSIPISDSLNVINLPEVSLPQTSDPGSAMNALLDAHKPNVKQAVSNLDVTTFVVDMFCTNMIDVAKEFSVPAFVFFTSSVAFLGLNLHIHTLFERDNVDSTQLEQLTELSLPSFANSVPTKSLPSAVIRKESESFFMSYAKGLKKADGFIVNSFEELESHAVHSFLSDTILAGLRIYPVGPILNPEPKTKDPIDYDDIIKWLDDQPPSSVVFLCFGSRGSFDEDQVKEIALAIENSGARFVWSLRKPPPKGAMIAPSDYPLSDLGSVLPEGFLYRTVEIGRVIGWAPQAQILAHPATGGFVSHCGWNSTLESIYFGVPLATWPIFAEQQTNAFELVCELKMAVEISLDYRVEFLGEPNYLVTADKIERGIRSVLDKDGEVRKKVKEMSEKSKKTLLEGGSSYTYLGRLIDYIIDEV comes from the coding sequence ATGAAGAAAGCAGAAGTAGTGTTTATCCCTTTTCCCGCTGTAGGTCATCTAGTTTCTGCCCTTGAGTTTGCGAAGCTTCTAATCAACCGTGATAACCGTCTCCGAATAACCATCTTAGTCATCAAACTCCCACAAACCGCAGAATCCGATGTCTACACTAAATCCATTCCCATATCTGATTCTCTTAATGTCATCAACCTTCCAGAAGTTTCTCTTCCCCAAACCTCTGATCCAGGTTCCGCTATGAACGCTCTCCTTGATGCTCACAAACCAAACGTCAAACAAGCCGTCTCTAACCTCGATGTCACCACCTTCGTTGTTGACATGTTCTGCACCAACATGATTGATGTTGCCAAGGAATTTTCCGTCCCTGCGTTTGTGTTCTTCACTTCGAGTGTTGCTTTCCTTGGTTTGAATCTTCATATTCACACTTTGTTTGAACGAGACAACGTCGATTCAACTCAGCTGGAGCAACTGACTGAATTGTCCCTCCCGAGTTTCGCTAACTCCGTTCCTACAAAATCGTTGCCCAGTGCAGTAATACGCAAGGAATCCGAGTCGTTTTTCATGAGCTATGCAAAAGGCCTCAAGAAGGCTGATGGTTTTATAGTAAATTCATTTGAAGAGCTAGAATCCCATGCAGTTCATTCATTTTTATCTGATACTATTCTAGCTGGTTTACGGATATATCCTGTGGGACCCATATTAAACCCAGAGCCCAAAACCAAGGACCccattgattatgatgatatcATCAAGTGGCTTGATGATCAACCTCCTTCCTCAGTAGTTTTCCTCTGCTTCGGGAGCAGAGGTTCTTTCGATGAAGATCAGGTTAAGGAGATTGCACTTGCTATTGAGAATAGTGGGGCTCGCTTTGTTTGGTCTCTACGTAAACCCCCACCAAAGGGCGCCATGATTGCGCCATCTGATTACCCTCTTTCTGATTTAGGTTCCGTTTTACCCGAAGGATTCTTATATCGGACTGTAGAGATTGGAAGGGTGATTGGTTGGGCTCCACAGGCCCAAATACTAGCCCACCCGGCCACGGGAGGATTTGTCTCACATTGTGGCTGGAATTCGACACTGGAGAGCATATATTTTGGTGTTCCACTTGCCACTTGGCCGATCTTTGCTGAACAACAGACAAATGCTTTTGAACTGGTGTGTGAGTTAAAGATGGCGGTGGAGATTTCATTGGATTACAGAGTGGAGTTTCTTGGCGAGCCTAACTATCTTGTAACTGCTGATAAGATTGAGAGAGGAATAAGGAGTGTGTTAGATAAGGATGGAGAAGTaaggaagaaagtgaaagagatgAGTGAAAAAAGTAAGAAGACTTTGTTAGAGGGAGGATCTTCCTACACTTATTTAGGTCGTTTGATTGATTATATTATTGATGAGGTATGA
- the LOC11436597 gene encoding protein NUCLEAR FUSION DEFECTIVE 4 yields the protein MDLNFYLKYSKWVSTVASIWIQCTSGSLYTFSIYSQTLKSTQHYDQSTLDIVSVSKDIGANIGVLSGLIYDFLATRTRTGPWVVHLFGSAQCFLGYFLMWAAVSGVLPPVPVPVMCLFMFVAAHAQSYFNTSNVVTGVRNFPNYGGTIVGILKGFLGLSGAILIQVYRTVFNNNPMSYLLMLSLLPPINTLILMWFVRIHNTRREGESEKKYLNIFSLMALVIAAYLMIVIILENILTLQLSIRIFTFIVLMVLLASLLCIAFKAHEKNSSNSASKSFLAEGSNLIAREDSSNNLLPADDTNSQRTLQQGGNLNLFQAVKTLNFWILFVSMACGMGSGLATVNNMSQIGESLGYSTLETGSLVALWSIWNFLGRFGAGYVSDYFLHTRGWARPFFMVITLMTMSIGHVVIAYGLPGALYVGSILVGICYGSQWSLMPTITSEIFGVGHMGSIFNTITIASPVGSYIFSVRVLGYIYDKEASGTEGNKCAGTHCFKFSFLIMASAAILGSLTALCLFLRTRHFYGQVVLRRIQNVM from the exons ATGGATTTGAATTTCTACCTTAAATACTCAAAGTGGGTATCAACAGTAGCAAGCATATGGATTCAATGCACAAGTGGATCACTCTACACTTTCTCAATCTACTCACAAACACTAAAGTCAACGCAGCATTACGATCAGTCAACGCTCGACATAGTTTCTGTTTCCAAAGACATTGGTGCAAACATCGGTGTCTTGTCTGGTCTCATATACGATTTTCTTGCCACGAGAACAAGAACTGGGCCGTGGGTTGTTCATTTGTTTGGCTCGGCCCAATGCTTCTTGGGCTATTTTCTTATGTGGGCTGCTGTCTCCGGTGTCCTGCCGCCGGTGCCGGTGCCGGTCATGTGTCTGTTTATGTTTGTGGCTGCTCATGCTCAGAGTTACTTTAATACTTCTAATGTTGTTACTGGTGTTCGCAACTTTCCTAATTATGGTGGAACCATTGTTGGTATCTTGAAG GGATTTCTAGGTCTAAGTGGAGCAATATTAATTCAAGTGTATCGAACTGTATTCAACAACAACCCTATGTCATATTTGCTGATGCTATCACTCTTACCACCTATCAACACTTTGATCCTTATGTGGTTTGTAAGAATTCACAACACTCGTCGTGAGGGAGAGTCAGAAAAGAAATATCTCAACATATTTTCTTTGATGGCTCTAGTTATTGCTGCATATCTTATGATTGTGATAATCCTAGAGAACATCCTTACTCTACAATTATCAATTCGCATATTTACATTCATTGTTCTTATGGTGTTGCTAGCCTCACTTCTTTGCATCGCATTTAAAGCACACGAAAAGAACTCTTCCAATAGCGCTTCAAAAAGTTTCCTTGCTGAAGGGTCCAACTTAATTGCAAGAGAAGATTCTTCCAACAACCTTTTACCAGCTGATGATACCAACAGCCAAAGGACTTTGCAACAAGGAGGAAACCTAAATCTTTTCCAAGCAGTGAAAACATTGAACTTTTGGATTCTGTTTGTTTCTATGGCATGTGGAATGGGATCAGGGCTGGCAACGGTTAATAATATGAGCCAAATAGGGGAATCCCTTGGCTATTCAACTCTTGAGACAGGTTCTTTGGTTGCTTTGTGGAGCATATGGAATTTTCTTGGCCGTTTTGGAGCTGGTTATGTCTCGGACTATTTTTTACACACAAGAGGATGGGCAAGACCTTTTTTTATGGTGATCACTTTGATGACCATGAGCATTGGTCATGTAGTGATTGCTTATGGACTTCCAGGCGCTCTATATGTCGGTTCGATATTAGTCGGTATTTGTTATGGTTCTCAGTGGTCCTTAATGCCTACAATCACGTCTGAGATATTTGGTGTGGGACATATGGGTAGCATTTTCAACACCATTACTATAGCAAGTCCAGTGGGATCATATATATTCTCTGTAAGAGTACTTggttatatatatgataaagaAGCATCAGGCACAGAAGGAAATAAATGTGCTGGGACTCattgttttaagttttcttttctCATTATGGCATCTGCTGCTATTCTTGGTTCTCTGACAgctttgtgtttgtttttgcgGACTAGACACTTTTATGGTCAGGTTGTTCTTAGAAGAATTCAAAATGTTATGTga